The DNA segment GTTTCGGGCGCGACCGCCGGGGTCAGCCCGAGCAGCGCCGCATAATCCTTGCCGGTCAGGCCGGCAGCGAGCTGGGCGGCGATATGCGCGCCGGTCGAATCGCCGGCGAGCACGATGCGCCCCGGATCGAGGCCGAGGCGCTGGCCCTCGCGCCGCAGGAAGCCGAGCGCGGCGTTCGCCTGCAAGACGGGCGCCGGATAGCGGGCGTCCGGCGCGCGGGTATAGCCGATCGCGACCGCCGGGAAGCCGCGCCCGGCCAGGATCCTGAGATAGGGCGCGACATCCTGCCGGTCACCGGCGACGAAGGCCCCGCCATGGATCCAGACGATCGTCGGGCGCCCCGGCGCGACGGCGCCCGGCGGGAGATAGAGGTCGAGCTTTTCGTCCTGCCCGCTGCCATAGGCGATGTCGCGCTGCTCGCGGATGCCGGCGGGAACATGGGGGGCGAGCGCGGCCGTGGTCTGCGAGCCGACATAGCCGAGGGCGAGCCGCGTCAACAGGGTCGCGGGCCAGGGCGACAGCACGAAAGCGGCATAGCCCGCGAAGGCGAGGGCAAGGCAGATGAGGAGGATCCGGCGGGCGCGTCGTCTCATGGCGCGAGGCTAGGCCGGCGCGGGAGGTTGGGCAATCGGTGTCGTGCCGGACTTCGGCGTCATGCCGGGCTTGCCTTCGCGGGCCGACTCGGCCCTTCTGCGCCATGCCCTTTTCCTCGATCGTCCCGCGATGAGCTGGTCGCCCCAGCAGGATGCGGCCCTGACCGCCGTGGCGCGCTGGCTGCAGGCCGGCGAGCCGCAGCTCTTCCGCATGTTCGGCTATGCCGGCACCGGCAAGACCACGCTCGCGCGTCATATCGCGGAAGCGGTCGACGGCGATGTCGTCTTCGCCGCCTATACCGGCAAGGCCGCGCTGGTGCTGCGCAACAAGGGCTGCCATGGCGCGCAGACCATCCATTCGCTGATCTACCGCTCGCGCGGCGTCGAGGAGGAGAGCCCGGTCTTCGCGCTGAACCGCGACAGCGCCGCCGCCAAGGCCAAGCTCGTCATCATCGACGAATGCTCGATGGTCGACGAGGAGCTCGGGCGCGACCTGCTCTCCTTCGGCACGCCGGTGCTCGTCCTGGGCGATCCGGCGCAGTTGCCGCCCGTCAAGGGCGGCGGCTTCTTCACCGATGGGGAGCCGGACGTGATGCTGACCGAGGTCCACCGGCAGGCGGCTGACAATCCGATCGTGCGGATGTCGATGACGGTGCGCGAGGGCGGCGGGCTTGCGCTCGGCGATTATGGGCAGAGCCGGGTGATCCGGCGCGGCGAGATCAATCCCGAGATCGTCATGGGCGCCGATCAGGTGCTGGTCGGCATGAACAAGACGCGGCGCAACTACAATGCCCGCATCCGCCAGCTGATGGGCCGCACCGACGACCGGCCCGTCGCCGGCGAGAAGCTGGTCTGCCTGCGCAACGACAAGAGCAAGGGCCTGCTCAACGGCGGCTCCTGGATCGTGCAGGAGATCAAGACGTCGAAGAAGGGGCTCGTCACCATGCGCGTCACGCCGGAGGACGATGCCGGCGCCCGGGCGGTCAAGGTCTCGGTGATGCCGAACTTCTTCGACGGCACCGAGGACGAGATCCCCTGGGAGCTGCGCAAGCACACCGACGAATTCACCTTCGGCTATGCGCTGACCGTCCACAAGGCGCAGGGCTCGCAATGGGACGACGTCGTGCTGTTCGACGAGAGCTTCGCCTTCCGCGAGCATCGCGCGCGCTGGCTCTATACCGGGCTGACGCGCGCGGCTGAGACGATCACGGTGGTGGTGTAGGGCGGCCTGCCGTCCGTCACGCCCATTCGCGCTGCTTCAGCTTCTCCTCGAAGGCATCGATCTTCGTGCTCTTCTCCAGGGTCAGGCCGATGTCGTCGAGGCCGTTGAGGAGGCAGTGCTTGCGGAAGGGGTCCATCTCGAAATGGATCTCGCCGCCATCCGGGCCCTTGATCGTCTGGCTCTCGAGGTCGATCGTCAGCGTCGCGTTGGAGCCGCGCTCGGCGTCGTCGAACAGCATGTCGAGCTGCTGTGGCGTGACCTTGATCGGCAGGATGCCGTTCTTGAAGCAGTTGTTGTAGAAGATGTCGGCGAAGCTCGTCGAGATCACGCAGCGGATGCCGAAATCGAGCAGCGCCCAGGGGGCGTGCTCGCGCGAGGAGCCGCAGCCGAAATTGTCGCCGGCGACGAGGATCTGCGCCTTGCGGTAGCCCGGCTGGTTCAGGACGAAATCCGGGTTCTCCGAGCCGTCCTCCTTGTAGCGCATCTCCGAGAACAGGGCGGTGCCGAGCCCGGTGCGCTTGATCGTCTTCAGATACTGCTTGGGGATGATCATGTCGGTGTCGACATTGACCACCTTCAGCGGCGCGGGCGTCGAGGTGAGCGTGGTGAAGGGCTGCATGGTGGGTTCCTTGTTCTTTTCCTGTCGGGCCGGATTTCAGCCGGCCGCCTGTTCGATGGCTTCCATGTCCTCGTCGGAGAAGCCGAAATGGTGGCCGATCTCGTGGACCATGACATGGCTGACGATGGCGCCCAGGCTCTCGTCATGTTCGGCCCAGTAGTCGAGGATCGGCCGGCGGTAGAGATGGATGGTGTTGGGCATCTGGCCGGTCTGCGGGGCATAGCCCTGCTGGGGCAGGCCGACGCCGCTGAACAGGCCGAGCAGGTCGAAGGGGCTTTCCGCCTCCAGCTCCTTCAGCACGTCGTCCTCGGGGAACTCGGCGACGTTGAAGATCACATCGGCGCAGAGCGCGCGGAACTCCTCCGGCAGGCGGTCGAAAGCGGCCTGGGCGAGAACCTCGAACGCCTCCTGCGACGGCGCCTTCACGCCGTCCCAGTCGATCTCCCCGCGCTTCGCGACCCTGGCGTCCATGGTCTTGGCCCTCACCAGATCTTCAGCTGATGGCCGAGCCACCAGGCCAGCACGACGACGCCGATGAGCGAAAGCGCGCGGCCGATGCGCCGGCCCCAGAGCTCGATCCTGTCGCCCTCGGGTGCGTCGGCGCCCGAAAAATGCCCGGCCGCCCGGCCCATCGAGGAGCCGAGCAGGGTCTCGCTGTCGCGCCTGGCGCGGTCCAGCGCCGCCCTGGATTCGGCGGCGCGGGCGGCTTCGCGGGGGTCGTTCGACATGGCTCGCTCCCCGCCGCTCCGGTCAGCCCAGCGTGCGCACGTCGACGAAGCGGCCGGTCAGCGCGGCCGCAGCCGCCATCGCCGGCGAGACGAGGTGCGTCCGGCCGCGATAGCCCTGGCGGCCCTCGAAATTGCGGTTCGAGGTCGAGGCGGCGCGCTGGCCGGGCTTGAGCTGGTCGGGGTTCATGCCCAGGCACATCGAGCAGCCGGGCTCGCGCCATTCGAAGCCGGCGGCCAGGAAGATCTTGTCGAGCCCCTCGGCCTCCGCCTGCTGCTTCACCAGGCCGGAGCCCGGCACGATCATGGCGTAGTCGAGGCTGTCATGGATCTTCCTGCCCTCGACGATCTTGGCGACCGTGCGCAGGTCCTCGATGCGGCCATTGGTGCAGGAGCCGATCCAGATCACGTCGAGCGGGATCTCGGTCATCCTGGTGCCGGCGGTCAGCGCCATGTATTCCAGCGCGCGCTTCTTCGAGGCGCGCTTGACCTCGTCCTCGATCAGCTCGGGATCGGGCACCGCGCCCGTGACCGAGACGACGTCCTCCGGGCTCGTGCCCCAGGAGACGATCGGCGGGAGGTTGGCGGCATCGAGCCGGACGATCCGGTCGAAATGCGCG comes from the Bosea sp. (in: a-proteobacteria) genome and includes:
- a CDS encoding metallopeptidase family protein, which encodes MDARVAKRGEIDWDGVKAPSQEAFEVLAQAAFDRLPEEFRALCADVIFNVAEFPEDDVLKELEAESPFDLLGLFSGVGLPQQGYAPQTGQMPNTIHLYRRPILDYWAEHDESLGAIVSHVMVHEIGHHFGFSDEDMEAIEQAAG
- the leuD gene encoding 3-isopropylmalate dehydratase small subunit, with amino-acid sequence MQPFTTLTSTPAPLKVVNVDTDMIIPKQYLKTIKRTGLGTALFSEMRYKEDGSENPDFVLNQPGYRKAQILVAGDNFGCGSSREHAPWALLDFGIRCVISTSFADIFYNNCFKNGILPIKVTPQQLDMLFDDAERGSNATLTIDLESQTIKGPDGGEIHFEMDPFRKHCLLNGLDDIGLTLEKSTKIDAFEEKLKQREWA
- a CDS encoding ATP-dependent RecD-like DNA helicase, which gives rise to MSWSPQQDAALTAVARWLQAGEPQLFRMFGYAGTGKTTLARHIAEAVDGDVVFAAYTGKAALVLRNKGCHGAQTIHSLIYRSRGVEEESPVFALNRDSAAAKAKLVIIDECSMVDEELGRDLLSFGTPVLVLGDPAQLPPVKGGGFFTDGEPDVMLTEVHRQAADNPIVRMSMTVREGGGLALGDYGQSRVIRRGEINPEIVMGADQVLVGMNKTRRNYNARIRQLMGRTDDRPVAGEKLVCLRNDKSKGLLNGGSWIVQEIKTSKKGLVTMRVTPEDDAGARAVKVSVMPNFFDGTEDEIPWELRKHTDEFTFGYALTVHKAQGSQWDDVVLFDESFAFREHRARWLYTGLTRAAETITVVV
- a CDS encoding alpha/beta hydrolase, with the translated sequence MRRRARRILLICLALAFAGYAAFVLSPWPATLLTRLALGYVGSQTTAALAPHVPAGIREQRDIAYGSGQDEKLDLYLPPGAVAPGRPTIVWIHGGAFVAGDRQDVAPYLRILAGRGFPAVAIGYTRAPDARYPAPVLQANAALGFLRREGQRLGLDPGRIVLAGDSTGAHIAAQLAAGLTGKDYAALLGLTPAVAPETLSGTALFGGVFDVTAIELTGPFGSFVRSVLFAYFGTANPLDSRHITEAAVPRYVTEAFPPSFIAVGNGDPLAPQSVVMAQALGDRGVRVDTLFFPPDLEPKLPHQFQFDLDRPEGRQALDRLAAFLNGLSR